Below is a genomic region from Fusobacterium nucleatum.
TAAATATGTTAAAGAAATTGACGATTTACTTGCTAAAAAAGAAAAAGAAATTACTACAATCTAAGTAAATAATGTTAATAAAAAAGATAGGTCAAAAACCTATCTTTTTTCATTTATATAATAATTATTAAATAAATCCTTTATAATCTCTCATAACTAAATGAGCATCTATTTGTTGTATAGTATCCAATGCAACACCAACAACAATTATTATTCCTGTTCCTCCAAAGTAAACTGGAAGTCCCATAGATGTAAATATTACATATGGTAGTATTGAAATTATAGCTAAGAAAATTCCTCCACCCCATGTAATTCTTGAAGCAACACCTTCAAGATATTCCACAGTTTCTTCTCCTGGTCTAATTCCAGGTATAGTTCCTCCACCTTGTTTTAGATTTTCTGCAACCTTTTCAGGATCAAAAACTAATGCAGTGTAGAAGAATGAGAAGAACATTATTACTAAGGCATACAATATCATATAAACAGGGTGATTTTGCCCAAATATTATAGATAAAGTTGTTTTAATAGATAATGTTGAAGGTAGTGCATTTACTATAACTCCTGGAATCAACATAAACACTGAAGCAAAGATTACAGGCATTACTCCTGCTGTATTAAGTCTCAATGGTATGAATGATTTTTCTCCTATTCCACCTTTTGAACTAAATCCTTTTCCAACATAATGAATAGGGATTTTTCTTTGTCCAAGTTGAAATAATACTATTCCAGCTATTGTTACTGTACCAAGAAATGCTACTAATACCAATAAAGGTATTAAGAATTTATTTCCTTGCATAGTTTGAATTGTTTGGATAACACTTGAAGGAGCTCTTGATATTACATTTAAGAATATAATAAGTGATACTCCATTACCTATTCCTTTAATAGATATTTGTTCTCCAACCCACATTAAAAATACTGTTCCAGCTGTTAGGGTTGTTATTGTTCTTACAAAAAAGCTTATTCCTGGATTATAAATTAAACCAACAGATTGTAACCAAAGACAAACTCCAGTTCCTTGAATAATAGCAAGTGCTATTGTCAAGTATCTTGTCCATTGAGTTATTCTATTTCTTCCAGATTCCCCTTCTTTTTGAATTTCTTCAAGTTGAGGAATAATAGATACAAGTAAACTCACAACTATTGAAGCATTGATGTAAGGGATAATCCCTAATGAAAATATAGATATTCTTGTAAAAGCTCCACCAGAAAACATATTGATATAACTAAGTACATCACTTTGTGAAGCCATTGATGACAATCTATCCACATCTACACCAGGAGCAGGAATTAAAGTTCCTACTCTGGCAACTAAAAACATTAGCAATGTGAAAATAATTCTTTCTCTAAGTTCAGGAATTTTTACTATACTACTTAATCTAGAGTTAAATTTCTCCATTAAAGTCATATATTCACCTACCTCAGATTAATATTATTTATTAGTTTCTGCTCTTTCAAAACCTTTAACTTCAACTAGTTCAACTGTTCCACCTTTTGCTTCAACAACAGCTTTTGCCGATTTAGATATTTTATGTACTTTAACAGTTAGTTTTTTATTAAGCTCTCCATTTCCTAAAACTTTAATTCCGTCTCTACCTTTTTTAATTAGGCATTTATTGAATAAAGTTTCTAAGCTAACTTCTTCACCATCTTCAAAATTTTCATTTAAAAATGCTAAAGATATTACAGTATATTCTTTTTTAAATATAGCATTAGAGAACCCTCTTTTAGGAACTCTTCTATATATAGGCATTTGTCCACCTTCAAAATAAGGTTTTACTCCTCCACCTGCTCTTGAATTTTGTCCATTGCTACCTTTTCCAGCTGTTTTACCCCAACCAGATGAGTTTCCTCTTCCTATTCTTTTTCTGTTCTTTTTAGGAACTGAAGGTGATAATTCATTAAGTTTCACTATGCTTGCACCTCCTCAACTTTTAACAAATAAGAAACTTGAGCTAATTTCCCTTTTAATTCAGGTGTTTCATTATGTTCTACTACATCATGCATTTTCTTAAGCCCTAGCGACTTTACAGTTGCTATATGATTAGGCTTTCTTCCGATAATGCTTTTTACAAGCTCTATTCTAAGTCTTGCCATTTCATCTTCCTCCTAGCTTAAGATATCCTTAACTTCTAATCCTCTTAAAGCTGCTATTTGTTCAGCAGTTCTAAGTAATTTTAACGCTTCCACAGTAGCTCTTGCTACATTATGTTTATTTCTTGACCCTTTAATTTTAGTTAAAATGTCATGAACTCCAACTAATTCTAATATTTCTCTTGAAGCAGAACCAGCTATTACCCCAGTTCCTTCATATGCTGGTGCCATCCATAAAGTAGTTGCTCCCCATTTACCTGCAATTTCATGAGGTATTGTATTATTCTTTAAAGATATTTTTACAATATTTTTCTTTGCAGCTGCAATAGCTTTTCTTATAGCATCAGGAACACCATTTGCTTTTCCTAGTCCTAATCCTATTTTACCTTCTCCATCTCCAACAGCAGCTAATACTGAGAAAGATATAGTTCTTCCTCCCTTAGTTGTCTTAGAAACTCTAGATATCTTCAATAGTTTTTCTTGATATTGATTATCTTCTCTGTTCAACAAGTGAAATCCTCCTCTCTTAGAAATTAGAAGCTTAATCCAGCTTCTCTAGCCGCGTCTGCAAGAGCCGCTATTCTTCCTGTATATTTATATCCTGATCTATCAAAAACGATAGCATCTATTCCTTTTTCTTTAGCTCTTTCAGCGATTGCTTTTCCAACGGCTTTTGCTGCTTCTACATTTCCACCGTTAGCAATACTTCCTTTTAATGCTTTATCTATTGTAGATGCAGATACTAAAGTAACTCCATTTACATCATCTATTAATTGAGCAAAAATGTTAGTATTTGATCTAAAAACTGAAAGTCTAGGTCTTTCTGGAGTTCCAGAAATTTTATTTCTTATTGACATTTGCTTTTTTTGTCTTGATGCTTTTCTATCAACTTTTTTAAACAACTGTCTTACCTCCTTTTTAAGCTATTTTAAGACTTTTTACCTTCTTTTCTTCTAATATGTTCATCAGCATATTTAACCCCTTTACCTTTATATGGTTCAGGTGGTCTCTTAGCTCTAATATTAGCTGCAACTTGCCCTACTAATTCTTTTTCTATTCCATCTATATGGATAGTAGTATTCTTTTCAACAGAAAAAGTTATTCCAGGTATTTCATCAATGATTACTGGGTGAGAATATCCTAAAGATATTTCTAAACCTTTTCCTTTAGTTGCTGCTCTGTACCCAACCCCTACTAAAGTAAGAGTTTTTCTATACCCTTCATGTACACCTTTAACCATATTGTTGATTAAAGCTCTTGTTGTTCCATGAATTGCTCTTATAAATGGTTCATCATTAGGTCTTTCAACTGTGATATGCCCATCTTCTAATTTTACAGTTATATTATTATTAAATTCTTTTTTTAATGTACCCTTTGGTCCTTTTACAGTAACAACATTGTCTTTTACTGAAAAATCAACTCCAGAAGGCACAGCTATAGGTTTTTTACCTACTCTTGACATTAATGTACACCTCCTAAGTTTTTATTACCAAACAAATGCAAGGACTTCTCCACCAACTTTTTCTGCTCTAGCAACTTTATCAGTAACAATACCTTTTGAAGTTGAAACTATTGCAATTCCAAGACCAGATAAAACTCTTGGCATATCTTCCACAGAAGAGTAAACTCTTCTTCCAGGTTTAGAAATTCTTTTTAGTCCTTTTATAACTCTTTCTTTTCCAGCATATTTTAAATAAACTCTTATATTTTTCTTATTTCCTTCATCAGTAACAATTTTGAAATTAGAAATATATCCTTGCTCTTTTAAGATTTCAGCTATTCTTTCTTTCATCTTTGAGTGAGGTATATCTACTTTTTCATGCATAACTGCATTAGCATTTCTTACTCTTGTTAACATATCAGCAATTGGATCTGTTAAATACATCTATTTAAATCCTCCTTCCTTTGATTAATTACCAAGATGATTTTTTTACACCAGGTATTAACCCAGCACCAGCAAGTTGTCTAAACTTAACTCTTGATATTCCGAATTCTCTCATGTATCCTCTTGGTCTACCATCTAATTGACATCTATTTCTTTTTCTAACAGCTGATGAATCTTTTGGAAGTTTATTTAATTCAAACATAGCTTCCATATCTCCAGCTGCTATTCTTTTCTTTAATTCAGCTCTTTTTTCAGCATATTTGTCAACAAGTTTTGCTCTTTTAACATCTCTTGCGATCATTGACTTTTTCGCCATCTACTCTAACCTCCCTACAACTACTTCTTGAAAGGCATTCCAAAAGCCTTTAGTAATGCTCTTCCTTCTTCATCTGTTTTTGCAGAAGAAACCATAGTGATAGACATTCCTAAAAGTTTTTCAACTTTATCAAAATCTATTTCAGGAAATACTAATTGGTCTCTCAATCCTACTGAATAATTTCCTCTTCCATCAAATGAGTTACTAGGAACTCCTTCAAAGTCTCTTACTCTTGGAAGAACTACATTTACTAATCTATCTAAGAAATCATACATTCTTTCTTTTCTTAAAGTAACTTTTGCTCCAATAGGCATTCCTTCTCTTAATTTGAAACCAGCTTCAGATTTTTTAGCTTTTCTCAATAATGGCTTTTGACCAGTGATTATTGTTAAATCAGCCATAGCAGCATCTATTAATTTAGAGTTTTGAGTAGCTTCTCCAACTCCCATATTAACTATTATCTTTTCTAGTTTTGGACATTCCATGATATTTTTAATTTCTAATTCTTTCATCAATTTAGGAACCACTACTTCATCATAGAATTTGTGGTATCTTGAAGTATATTTATCCACTTATGCTTTCCTCCTTTCTTATATTATTTCTCCAGATTTTTTTGAAATTCTTACTTTTTTTCCATCTCTAACTTCATATCCAACTCTTGTTGGAGATTTAGTTTTTTCATCAAAAAGCATAACTTTTGATGAGAATATTGCAGCTTCTTTTTGTACAACTCCACCTTGTGGGTTTACTTGAGATGGCTTTAAATGTTTTGTTACTATATTTATTCCTTCTACTATTATTTTTCCTTTTTTAGGGAAAACCTTTAGAACTTTACCTGTCTTCTTTTTATCTTTTCCTGAAATTACATAAACTATATCTCCAGTTTTTACATGTAATGAATCAGGAACAAATTTTATTTTAGGTTTAGCCATTTTTCTTATAAGCCTCCTCTCTCATTATATAACTTCTATTGCTAGAGATAAGATCTTCATAAAGTTTCTTGCTCTTAATTCTCTTGCAACTGGTCCAAATATTCTTGTTGCTCTTGGTTCATTATTGTTGTTAATTACAACTCCAGCATTATCATCAAATTTTATGTATGAACCATCATCTCTTCTAGTTTCTTTTCTTGTTCTTACTATAACAGCCTTTACTATATCTCCCTTTTTAACGTTACCACCAGGAATAGCTTCTTTAACTGATGCCACAACAATGTCACCAATTTTTCCAAATCTCTTTCTAGATCCGCCTAAAACTCTTATTACCATAAGTTTTTTAGCCCCTGAGTTATCAGCAACATTAAGGATAGTTTGTTGTTGTACCATTAAAATATCCTCCTCTCACTAAATGTGATTATCTTGCCTTTTCTATGATTTCTACTAGTCTCCAATTTTTATCCTTAGATAAACGTCTAGTTTCCATTATTCTTACTTTATCTCCTACTTGAGCTACATTTTCTTCATCATGAGCTTTAAATTTAGTAGTTCTTTTTACTCTTTTCTTATATATAGGATGAAGTATCATTGTTTCAATAGCAACAACTATTGTCTTTTGCATTTTATCAGAAACAACTATTCCTTCTCTTACTTTTCTTTCGTTTCTCAAGATTAACCTCCTCTTTATCATATTAAAGAAATTAATTATCTTTCATTTAAGATAGTGTTGATTCTTGCAATTTCTCTTCTAACTTCTCTTATTTTTGCTGTATTAGTTAGTTGACCTAATGAAAGTTGGAACTTTAAGTTGAATAATTCTTCTTTTAGCTCTTTACACTTAACAACTAGGTCTTCACTAGTCATTTCTCTTATTTCTTTAGCTCTCATTAGTTTTCACCACCATTTTCTTTTTCTTCTCTTTTAACAACTTTACATCTGATTGGTAATTTCATAGCTGCTTTTCTTAAAGCTGCTGCTGCTTTTTCTTCAGTTACTCCTGAAACTTCAAATAGGATTCTTCCAGGTCTTACTACTGATACCCAACCTTCAACATTTCCTTTACCTTTACCCATTCTCACTCCAGCTGGTCTTGCTGTGATTGGTTTGTCAGGGAATATTCTTATATATGTTTTCCCTTCTCTTTTAAATGTTCTGTTGATAGCAACCCGACAAGATTCTATTTGTCTGTTTGTTATCCAAGATGGTTCAAGAGCTTGTAATCCATAATCTCCAAAAGCAACAAAGTTACCTTTATGAGCAGCTCCTTTCATTCTACCTCTGAACATTTTTCTATGTTTTGTTCTCTTTGGCATCAACATAATTAAGCTTCCCCTCCTTCTTTCTTACTAGGAAGAACTTCACCATGGAATATCCATACTTTTATTCCTAATGCTCCATAAGTTGTATGAGCTGTTGCTACTGCATAATCTATATCTGCTCTTAATGTATGCAAAGGAACTTTTCCTTCAACTGCCCATTCAGATCTAGCAATTTCAGCACCATTTAATCTTCCTGAAATCATTACTTTTATTCCTTTAACTTCTGGAGATTTCATTGATCTTGAAATAGCTTGAGTCATAGCTTTTTTGTAAGCAATTCTCTTTTCAATTTGAGCAGCTATTGATTCTGCAACTAATACTGCATCTCCATTTAAGTCTTTTATTTCTTGTACTTTAACAGTTACTTTTTTACCTGTTAATTTTTCAAGTTTTGCTC
It encodes:
- the secY gene encoding preprotein translocase subunit SecY — protein: MTLMEKFNSRLSSIVKIPELRERIIFTLLMFLVARVGTLIPAPGVDVDRLSSMASQSDVLSYINMFSGGAFTRISIFSLGIIPYINASIVVSLLVSIIPQLEEIQKEGESGRNRITQWTRYLTIALAIIQGTGVCLWLQSVGLIYNPGISFFVRTITTLTAGTVFLMWVGEQISIKGIGNGVSLIIFLNVISRAPSSVIQTIQTMQGNKFLIPLLVLVAFLGTVTIAGIVLFQLGQRKIPIHYVGKGFSSKGGIGEKSFIPLRLNTAGVMPVIFASVFMLIPGVIVNALPSTLSIKTTLSIIFGQNHPVYMILYALVIMFFSFFYTALVFDPEKVAENLKQGGGTIPGIRPGEETVEYLEGVASRITWGGGIFLAIISILPYVIFTSMGLPVYFGGTGIIIVVGVALDTIQQIDAHLVMRDYKGFI
- the rplO gene encoding 50S ribosomal protein L15, yielding MKLNELSPSVPKKNRKRIGRGNSSGWGKTAGKGSNGQNSRAGGGVKPYFEGGQMPIYRRVPKRGFSNAIFKKEYTVISLAFLNENFEDGEEVSLETLFNKCLIKKGRDGIKVLGNGELNKKLTVKVHKISKSAKAVVEAKGGTVELVEVKGFERAETNK
- the rpmD gene encoding 50S ribosomal protein L30; the encoded protein is MARLRIELVKSIIGRKPNHIATVKSLGLKKMHDVVEHNETPELKGKLAQVSYLLKVEEVQA
- the rpsE gene encoding 30S ribosomal protein S5, encoding MLNREDNQYQEKLLKISRVSKTTKGGRTISFSVLAAVGDGEGKIGLGLGKANGVPDAIRKAIAAAKKNIVKISLKNNTIPHEIAGKWGATTLWMAPAYEGTGVIAGSASREILELVGVHDILTKIKGSRNKHNVARATVEALKLLRTAEQIAALRGLEVKDILS
- the rplR gene encoding 50S ribosomal protein L18; this encodes MFKKVDRKASRQKKQMSIRNKISGTPERPRLSVFRSNTNIFAQLIDDVNGVTLVSASTIDKALKGSIANGGNVEAAKAVGKAIAERAKEKGIDAIVFDRSGYKYTGRIAALADAAREAGLSF
- the rplF gene encoding 50S ribosomal protein L6, with product MSRVGKKPIAVPSGVDFSVKDNVVTVKGPKGTLKKEFNNNITVKLEDGHITVERPNDEPFIRAIHGTTRALINNMVKGVHEGYRKTLTLVGVGYRAATKGKGLEISLGYSHPVIIDEIPGITFSVEKNTTIHIDGIEKELVGQVAANIRAKRPPEPYKGKGVKYADEHIRRKEGKKS
- the rpsH gene encoding 30S ribosomal protein S8, encoding MYLTDPIADMLTRVRNANAVMHEKVDIPHSKMKERIAEILKEQGYISNFKIVTDEGNKKNIRVYLKYAGKERVIKGLKRISKPGRRVYSSVEDMPRVLSGLGIAIVSTSKGIVTDKVARAEKVGGEVLAFVW
- the rpsN gene encoding 30S ribosomal protein S14 is translated as MAKKSMIARDVKRAKLVDKYAEKRAELKKRIAAGDMEAMFELNKLPKDSSAVRKRNRCQLDGRPRGYMREFGISRVKFRQLAGAGLIPGVKKSSW
- the rplE gene encoding 50S ribosomal protein L5; translated protein: MDKYTSRYHKFYDEVVVPKLMKELEIKNIMECPKLEKIIVNMGVGEATQNSKLIDAAMADLTIITGQKPLLRKAKKSEAGFKLREGMPIGAKVTLRKERMYDFLDRLVNVVLPRVRDFEGVPSNSFDGRGNYSVGLRDQLVFPEIDFDKVEKLLGMSITMVSSAKTDEEGRALLKAFGMPFKK
- the rplX gene encoding 50S ribosomal protein L24, translating into MAKPKIKFVPDSLHVKTGDIVYVISGKDKKKTGKVLKVFPKKGKIIVEGINIVTKHLKPSQVNPQGGVVQKEAAIFSSKVMLFDEKTKSPTRVGYEVRDGKKVRISKKSGEII
- the rplN gene encoding 50S ribosomal protein L14: MVQQQTILNVADNSGAKKLMVIRVLGGSRKRFGKIGDIVVASVKEAIPGGNVKKGDIVKAVIVRTRKETRRDDGSYIKFDDNAGVVINNNNEPRATRIFGPVARELRARNFMKILSLAIEVI
- the rpsQ gene encoding 30S ribosomal protein S17; translation: MRNERKVREGIVVSDKMQKTIVVAIETMILHPIYKKRVKRTTKFKAHDEENVAQVGDKVRIMETRRLSKDKNWRLVEIIEKAR
- the rpmC gene encoding 50S ribosomal protein L29 → MRAKEIREMTSEDLVVKCKELKEELFNLKFQLSLGQLTNTAKIREVRREIARINTILNER
- the rplP gene encoding 50S ribosomal protein L16; protein product: MLMPKRTKHRKMFRGRMKGAAHKGNFVAFGDYGLQALEPSWITNRQIESCRVAINRTFKREGKTYIRIFPDKPITARPAGVRMGKGKGNVEGWVSVVRPGRILFEVSGVTEEKAAAALRKAAMKLPIRCKVVKREEKENGGEN
- the rpsC gene encoding 30S ribosomal protein S3, whose protein sequence is MGQKVDPRGLRLGITRAWDSNWYADKKEYVKYFHEDVQIKEFIKKNYFHTGISKVRIERTSPSQVVVHIHTGKAGLIIGRKGAEIDALRAKLEKLTGKKVTVKVQEIKDLNGDAVLVAESIAAQIEKRIAYKKAMTQAISRSMKSPEVKGIKVMISGRLNGAEIARSEWAVEGKVPLHTLRADIDYAVATAHTTYGALGIKVWIFHGEVLPSKKEGGEA